From one Alicyclobacillus acidocaldarius subsp. acidocaldarius Tc-4-1 genomic stretch:
- the hfq gene encoding RNA chaperone Hfq yields MSKSSVNIQDTFLNQVRKERIPVIVYLVNGFQIRGLVRAFDNFTIVVETDGKQQLIYKHAISTFAPMRAVSLVQPEPSAEADQPAE; encoded by the coding sequence ATGTCGAAGTCGTCAGTCAACATTCAGGACACATTTCTCAATCAGGTGCGCAAAGAGCGAATACCGGTCATCGTGTACCTGGTGAACGGTTTTCAAATCCGCGGACTGGTCCGCGCGTTCGACAACTTCACCATCGTCGTGGAGACGGACGGCAAGCAGCAGCTCATCTACAAGCACGCCATCTCCACGTTCGCGCCCATGCGGGCGGTATCGCTCGTGCAACCCGAACCAAGTGCGGAGGCTGATCAGCCGGCGGAATAA
- the mutL gene encoding DNA mismatch repair endonuclease MutL produces MPKVMADQIAAGEVVARPASCVKELVENSLDAGATRIEVALAEGGIACVTVVDDGEGMSAEDAALAFHRHATSKVHEPRDLARIRTLGFRGEALAAIASVARVRLITRARGEESGVLVRVEGGHIHPPEPIGAPFGTTMEVRDLFFNTPARLKYLRSAHTEQARSVEVVQRESLAHPEVAFVCRTERQVLFQTPGRGDAREVWAALYGVGEARMLLEARGATDDYTLHGYVGRPTQARSSRQHGYLFINGRPVRNLVVQQAVERAYGERLMVGRYPVYALYLEMDPALVDPNVHPQKWEVRLSEERDVCQLVESAVREALDNAMLTASPRVRTSAPIGSPVPLKLPEEPERLPEVPERTREMQQSPSPGADPKEPPRHLARSLSFGQGTGRTAAPREVWESALAVRESAASQLEAEPKTEANHAEDKREVQQERPTDWRLRPIGQALRAYILAEDGNDLYIIDQHAAHERVLYEDLLDAWEHGDIQPMPLLTPLELSLRPSVFEEVMACREELLALGIEIDPFGAHTVLVRTIPDSWQGLDYAALLRDALDDLASMGAKATAPDIMHRLATRACKAAVKAHDVLTMPEMEALCRRLTRARDPYHCPHGRPVFLRMTERELARSFRRIV; encoded by the coding sequence ATGCCGAAGGTGATGGCAGACCAGATTGCGGCCGGCGAGGTCGTTGCCCGGCCTGCGTCGTGCGTCAAGGAGCTCGTCGAGAACAGCCTCGACGCGGGTGCCACGCGCATCGAGGTTGCGCTTGCCGAGGGCGGGATCGCCTGTGTGACCGTCGTGGACGACGGGGAGGGCATGTCAGCCGAGGATGCCGCCTTGGCTTTCCACCGCCACGCCACGAGCAAGGTGCATGAACCGCGCGATCTCGCCCGCATCCGCACGCTCGGCTTTCGGGGCGAGGCGCTCGCGGCCATCGCGTCGGTCGCGCGCGTTCGCCTCATCACGCGGGCCCGCGGGGAGGAATCGGGGGTCCTGGTGCGCGTGGAAGGCGGTCACATTCACCCACCCGAGCCCATCGGTGCGCCGTTTGGCACGACCATGGAGGTGCGGGATCTGTTCTTCAACACGCCTGCACGTCTCAAGTATCTCCGCAGCGCGCACACGGAGCAGGCGCGATCGGTGGAAGTCGTGCAGCGCGAAAGCCTCGCACATCCCGAGGTGGCCTTTGTGTGCCGCACCGAGCGCCAGGTTCTGTTCCAGACGCCGGGGCGCGGCGATGCGCGCGAAGTCTGGGCGGCGCTCTACGGGGTGGGCGAAGCGCGCATGCTTCTCGAGGCGCGCGGCGCGACGGATGATTATACCCTGCACGGATACGTGGGCCGACCGACGCAGGCCCGCTCCTCCCGGCAGCACGGTTACCTCTTCATCAACGGCAGGCCCGTGCGCAATCTGGTCGTACAGCAGGCCGTGGAGCGCGCCTATGGCGAGCGGCTGATGGTGGGGAGATATCCCGTCTATGCCCTGTACCTCGAGATGGACCCGGCGCTGGTCGATCCCAATGTCCATCCACAAAAATGGGAGGTCCGCCTGAGCGAGGAGCGCGACGTCTGCCAACTCGTCGAATCGGCCGTTCGGGAGGCCCTGGATAACGCGATGCTCACGGCGTCTCCACGCGTGCGGACGAGCGCTCCGATCGGGTCCCCCGTGCCACTCAAGTTGCCGGAGGAGCCAGAGCGCTTGCCGGAGGTGCCGGAGCGCACGCGCGAGATGCAGCAGAGTCCGTCGCCCGGCGCAGATCCCAAGGAGCCCCCGCGTCACCTGGCGCGCTCGCTTTCATTCGGCCAAGGCACAGGCCGAACGGCCGCGCCGAGAGAGGTTTGGGAGTCTGCGCTCGCGGTGCGCGAATCGGCGGCTTCGCAGCTCGAGGCTGAGCCCAAGACGGAGGCAAACCACGCCGAGGACAAGCGCGAGGTCCAGCAGGAGCGGCCCACGGACTGGAGGCTTCGCCCTATCGGGCAGGCGCTCCGCGCCTACATCCTGGCTGAAGATGGGAATGACCTGTATATCATTGATCAGCATGCCGCGCACGAGCGCGTGCTGTACGAGGATCTGCTCGACGCATGGGAACACGGCGACATTCAGCCCATGCCGCTTCTGACACCTCTTGAACTTTCGCTTAGGCCGTCGGTTTTCGAGGAGGTCATGGCCTGCCGAGAGGAACTCCTCGCGCTCGGAATCGAGATCGACCCGTTCGGCGCCCACACCGTGCTGGTGCGCACCATTCCCGATTCGTGGCAGGGGCTCGACTACGCCGCGCTCCTTCGCGACGCGCTGGATGACCTCGCGTCCATGGGGGCAAAGGCGACCGCCCCTGATATCATGCACCGGCTAGCGACCCGGGCGTGCAAGGCGGCCGTCAAAGCGCACGACGTGCTCACCATGCCGGAGATGGAAGCGCTCTGTCGAAGATTGACCCGCGCGCGGGATCCCTATCATTGCCCGCATGGTCGCCCCGTGTTTCTGCGCATGACCGAACGGGAATTGGCGAGATCGTTTCGGAGGATCGTATGA
- a CDS encoding DUF6788 family protein, producing the protein MIPLSKRSILVLHRNRQQQHLLAHLDGAIAGSLVETYRTCGKPNCICHSGQKHGPYYLLTWSENGRTRTCHVPADKVDVVRTGVERFRAAREALQKLGEYNRRLMLED; encoded by the coding sequence GTGATCCCTTTGTCTAAAAGAAGCATCCTCGTCCTACATCGAAATCGTCAACAGCAACACTTGCTCGCTCATCTCGATGGAGCGATCGCTGGCTCACTTGTTGAAACCTACCGCACTTGTGGCAAACCCAATTGCATCTGCCATTCCGGGCAAAAACACGGGCCGTACTACCTGCTGACGTGGTCGGAGAATGGCCGGACGCGTACCTGCCACGTCCCCGCCGACAAAGTGGATGTCGTACGCACTGGGGTTGAGCGTTTTCGCGCCGCGCGAGAGGCGCTACAGAAACTGGGCGAGTACAATCGCCGTCTGATGCTGGAGGACTGA
- the miaA gene encoding tRNA (adenosine(37)-N6)-dimethylallyltransferase MiaA: MTDRKPIVCVVGPTGVGKSELSVEIALRYSGEVVSADSMQIYRGMDIGTAKLRPDEMRGVPHHLLDIADPAEKFTVAQWKRQVDMVIDEIVARCRLPVVCGGTGLYVRALLDDLDFSQTPEDAHLREALERRADEEGVEALYEELRAKDPERARMIHPNDRKRIVRALEVAMVRGTGMSEDYDWTPRQGRYEALVIGITMPREALYQRIDRRVEMMWRLGLVDEVKRLLAAGVPMDGTAMQAIGYKEVVAYLSGAVSEEEAIRIIQQNTRRFAKRQWSWFRRDPRVHWFAKGSDGLFSTDEIARLWAHVDHFLQDIGWSTANRSSTCRLESES; encoded by the coding sequence ATGACCGACAGGAAACCCATTGTCTGCGTGGTCGGGCCGACGGGCGTCGGCAAGAGCGAACTCAGCGTCGAGATCGCGCTGCGCTACAGTGGAGAGGTCGTCTCGGCGGATTCCATGCAGATTTATCGGGGCATGGACATCGGGACGGCGAAGCTTCGCCCGGACGAGATGCGCGGGGTTCCCCATCACCTGCTTGACATCGCCGACCCTGCGGAGAAATTCACGGTTGCGCAGTGGAAGCGGCAGGTGGACATGGTCATCGACGAGATTGTCGCGAGGTGCCGCCTTCCCGTGGTGTGCGGCGGCACGGGATTGTATGTCCGGGCCCTCCTCGACGATCTCGACTTTTCGCAGACGCCGGAGGACGCCCATCTGCGCGAGGCGCTCGAGCGGCGCGCGGACGAGGAAGGCGTGGAGGCGCTGTACGAGGAACTGCGCGCGAAGGACCCGGAGCGAGCCCGGATGATTCATCCGAACGACCGGAAGCGGATTGTTCGTGCACTCGAGGTCGCGATGGTGCGGGGCACAGGCATGTCGGAAGACTACGACTGGACGCCGCGGCAAGGGCGGTACGAGGCGCTGGTCATCGGTATCACGATGCCGCGCGAGGCGCTGTATCAGCGCATCGACCGGCGGGTGGAAATGATGTGGCGCCTCGGGCTGGTGGACGAGGTCAAGCGCCTGCTTGCGGCCGGCGTGCCGATGGATGGGACGGCCATGCAGGCCATAGGCTACAAGGAAGTGGTCGCGTATCTGTCCGGTGCTGTATCGGAGGAGGAGGCAATTCGCATCATACAACAGAACACAAGGCGGTTCGCCAAGCGGCAGTGGTCATGGTTTCGGCGCGATCCGCGAGTGCACTGGTTTGCAAAAGGCAGCGATGGACTGTTTTCGACGGACGAGATCGCGCGATTGTGGGCACATGTCGACCACTTTTTGCAGGATATCGGATGGTCGACTGCGAATAGATCCAGCACCTGCAGATTGGAGAGTGAATCGTAG
- a CDS encoding class I SAM-dependent methyltransferase, whose protein sequence is MRILVTTPLRPKADQVTRASEMAAWFGGVAVPRRGQSIAHFLADADAAVVVADPAVVHVRGVEHPLFFHPSMAHQRLRRLEQGEHDRLLALAGVSPGDVIVDATLGLGTDALVFAAAVGPEGRVIGLERSPVLYGLLRAVQVYGCEAHPREAALLKRVALVPGDHADWLKAQPDDSADVVYFDPMFREPVRQSAHMQPIRPVAWEAPLSREALEEAKRVARRAVIVKERPKSGVFEALDLEPDRTAGRFAYGVWRKPR, encoded by the coding sequence ATGCGGATCCTTGTGACCACGCCGCTTCGCCCCAAAGCCGATCAGGTGACGCGCGCGTCGGAGATGGCGGCTTGGTTTGGCGGCGTCGCTGTGCCAAGACGCGGCCAGAGCATCGCCCATTTCCTCGCCGACGCGGACGCCGCCGTGGTGGTGGCCGATCCGGCCGTCGTGCACGTGCGCGGCGTCGAGCACCCGCTCTTTTTCCACCCGAGCATGGCCCATCAACGGCTGAGGAGGCTCGAGCAGGGAGAACATGATCGCCTGCTCGCACTTGCCGGGGTTTCGCCGGGCGACGTGATCGTCGACGCCACGTTGGGGCTTGGCACCGACGCACTGGTCTTCGCCGCGGCCGTCGGGCCGGAAGGGCGCGTCATAGGTCTCGAGCGCTCGCCAGTGCTCTACGGCTTGCTCCGCGCCGTGCAGGTTTACGGGTGTGAGGCTCATCCGCGCGAAGCCGCGCTCCTCAAGCGGGTGGCGCTCGTTCCTGGCGATCACGCCGATTGGCTGAAGGCCCAGCCCGACGACAGCGCGGACGTCGTGTACTTTGACCCGATGTTTCGCGAGCCCGTGCGCCAGTCCGCGCACATGCAGCCCATTCGGCCCGTCGCCTGGGAAGCGCCGCTGTCGCGTGAGGCCCTGGAAGAGGCCAAGCGCGTCGCACGGAGGGCCGTGATCGTCAAGGAGCGGCCCAAATCGGGCGTATTCGAGGCGCTGGATCTTGAGCCCGACCGCACCGCGGGCCGATTCGCGTACGGTGTATGGAGGAAGCCACGATGA